A single Gemmatimonadota bacterium DNA region contains:
- a CDS encoding thiamine pyrophosphate-dependent dehydrogenase E1 component subunit alpha — translation MLPLERKLELYHWMRLTRTLEERLVALYRQTKVVGGLFRSLGQEADAVGSCYALERRDVMSPLIRNMGAMLVKGATPVEILKQYMAKGDSPTRGRELNIHFGDIGAAETTRGFLGQISPLGDMVPVMAGVTMSFKMRGEDRVGLVYVGDGATSTGAFHEGINFAAVQRLPLVVIIENNGYAYSTPTEKQTAAKQFVDKAIGYGVYGEQVDGNDVLAVYDCTKRAVDRARAGGGVSLLEFMTFRRKGHAEHDNQSYVKPGEVEAWAADNDPIDRFVRVLLDREKVPRSTLEAIDARIIAEVDAATDVAEASPLPQPLDALVGVYADPPAERPLWYREGADVSTLGKERAEGWGTYDVAKGAAL, via the coding sequence ATGCTGCCGCTCGAACGCAAGCTCGAGCTCTACCACTGGATGCGCCTCACCCGCACGCTCGAGGAGCGGCTGGTGGCGCTCTATCGACAGACCAAGGTCGTCGGGGGGCTCTTCCGCTCGCTCGGTCAGGAGGCGGATGCGGTCGGGTCATGCTACGCGCTCGAACGCCGCGACGTGATGTCGCCGCTCATCCGCAACATGGGCGCGATGCTCGTGAAGGGCGCGACCCCGGTCGAGATCCTCAAGCAGTACATGGCGAAGGGCGATTCGCCCACGCGTGGCCGCGAGCTCAACATCCACTTCGGCGACATCGGCGCGGCCGAGACGACGCGCGGCTTCCTCGGCCAGATCTCCCCGCTCGGCGACATGGTCCCGGTCATGGCCGGCGTGACGATGAGCTTCAAGATGCGCGGCGAGGACCGCGTCGGCCTCGTCTACGTGGGCGACGGCGCGACGAGCACCGGCGCCTTCCACGAGGGGATCAACTTCGCCGCGGTCCAGCGGCTCCCGCTCGTCGTGATCATCGAGAACAACGGCTACGCCTACTCCACGCCCACCGAGAAGCAGACCGCGGCCAAGCAGTTCGTCGACAAGGCCATAGGCTACGGCGTGTACGGCGAGCAGGTGGACGGCAACGACGTGCTCGCGGTCTACGACTGCACCAAGCGCGCGGTGGACCGCGCGCGCGCGGGCGGCGGGGTCTCGCTCCTCGAGTTCATGACCTTCCGTCGCAAGGGGCACGCGGAGCACGACAACCAGTCGTACGTGAAGCCGGGGGAGGTCGAGGCGTGGGCGGCGGACAACGACCCGATCGACCGCTTCGTGCGCGTGCTCCTCGATCGCGAGAAGGTGCCGCGGTCGACGCTCGAGGCGATCGACGCGCGCATCATCGCCGAGGTCGATGCCGCGACGGACGTGGCCGAGGCGTCGCCGCTCCCGCAGCCGCTCGATGCGCTCGTGGGAGTCTACGCCGATCCGCCGGCCGAGCGACCGCTCTGGTATCGCGAGGGCGCGGACGTCTCCACGCTCGGCAAGGAGCGCGCTGAAGGCTGGGGGACGTACGACGTCGCGAAGGGAGCGGCGCTCTGA
- a CDS encoding alpha-ketoacid dehydrogenase subunit beta, which produces MAEITYLEAIREALDEEMQRDANVFMLGEDIGAFGGAFKVTDGLMAKYGESRVIDSPISEIAIVGAAAGAAHMGMRPVVEMQFIDFVANAYDMLTNYVATARYRAFLPCPMVVRGPSGGYVRGGPFHSQNPEAGFIHTPGLKVVYPATAEDAKGLMKAAIRDEDCVLFFEHKYLYRRIKGVMPAGDHVVPIGKARVAREGNDLSIITYAATVHKALEAAEQLQAEDGLSVEVIDLRTLAPLDDEAIFATTRKTNRVLVVHEDTRTGGIAGEITARISESCFAHLDAPVLRVTAHDIPLPYAPALEDFVLPQVNDIKVAARRLAAW; this is translated from the coding sequence ATGGCCGAGATCACGTATCTCGAGGCGATCCGCGAGGCCCTCGACGAGGAGATGCAGCGCGACGCGAACGTCTTCATGCTGGGGGAGGACATCGGGGCGTTCGGTGGCGCGTTCAAGGTCACCGACGGGCTCATGGCGAAGTACGGCGAGTCCCGTGTCATCGACTCGCCCATCTCGGAGATCGCGATCGTGGGGGCGGCGGCGGGGGCGGCCCACATGGGGATGCGTCCGGTGGTCGAGATGCAGTTCATCGACTTCGTCGCGAACGCCTACGACATGCTCACGAACTACGTCGCCACGGCGCGCTACCGCGCCTTCCTGCCGTGTCCGATGGTCGTGCGCGGGCCGAGCGGCGGGTACGTGCGCGGCGGCCCGTTCCATTCGCAGAACCCCGAGGCCGGCTTCATCCACACGCCGGGGCTCAAGGTCGTCTATCCGGCCACTGCCGAGGATGCGAAGGGGCTCATGAAGGCCGCGATCCGTGACGAGGACTGCGTCCTCTTCTTCGAGCACAAGTATCTCTATCGCCGGATCAAGGGCGTGATGCCCGCCGGCGACCATGTGGTGCCGATCGGCAAGGCCCGCGTCGCCCGCGAGGGGAACGACCTCTCGATCATCACCTATGCCGCGACGGTGCACAAGGCGCTCGAGGCGGCGGAGCAGCTGCAGGCGGAGGACGGACTCTCGGTCGAGGTGATCGACCTCCGCACGCTCGCCCCGCTCGATGACGAGGCAATCTTCGCCACCACGCGCAAGACCAATCGCGTGCTCGTGGTGCATGAGGACACCCGGACGGGCGGGATCGCGGGCGAGATCACCGCGCGCATCAGCGAGAGCTGCTTCGCGCACCTTGATGCTCCGGTACTGCGGGTGACGGCGCACGACATCCCATTGCCCTATGCGCCCGCGCTGGAGGACTTCGTGCTCCCACAGGTGAACGACATCAAGGTGGCCGCGCGCCGCCTGGCGGCGTGGTAG